In Equus przewalskii isolate Varuska chromosome 15, EquPr2, whole genome shotgun sequence, a single genomic region encodes these proteins:
- the IL17RC gene encoding interleukin-17 receptor C isoform X9 encodes MPMPWFLLSLALGRSPVVLSLERLEGLQDAARCSPGLSCHLWDGDVVCLPGSIVSAPGPVLVPTSLQTELVRRCYQETDCDLCVRVAVHLAVHGHWEKPEDEEKLGRAADPEPEEPRNASLQAQVVLSFQAYPTARCVLLEVQVPAALVQPGQSVGSVVFDCFEAALGTEVQIWSYTQPRYQKELNLTRQLPDCRGLEVQDSIQSCRALPWLSVTADGDNVHLVLDVSEEQSFGLSLYWNQVQGPVKPWWHRNLAWPLEPDSVRTSICPFTEDPRAHRNLWRAARLQLLPPRGWRLDAPCSLHAQATLCWQAPGRGPCQPLVPPLPRENVTVNMALEFPLLKGHPNLCVQQVSSWEKMQLQLQECLWADSLGPLKDDMLLVEARGPQDNRSFCALEPSGCTPLLSRASTRAARLGEQLLQDLHSGQCLQLWDDDLGALWACPMDKYIHQRWVLVWLACLLFAAALFLLFLLKKDHVKGWLRLLKEDIRAGAAATGRAALLLYSADDAGFERLVGALASALCQVPLRVAVDLWSRRELSAQGPLAWFHAQRRRTVQEGGLVVLIFSPGAVALCHEWLQDAGPAPGAHGPHDAFAASLSCVLPDFLQGRAPGRYVGAYFDGLLHADAVPALFRAVPVFSLPSQLPAFLGSLQGPRGPRPGRLGERAEQVARALQPALDSCLRTPGTAGMGRGMGPEAGDRT; translated from the exons ATGCCCATGCCCTGGTTCCTGCTGTCCTTGGCACTGGGCCGAAGCCCTGTGGTCCTCTCTCTGGAGCGGCTTGAGGGGCTTCAGGACGCTGCCCGCTGCTCTCCG GGCCTCTCCTGCCACCTCTGGG ATGGTGATGTGGTCTGCCTACCTGGGAGTATAGTGTCTGCCCCAGGCCCAGTGCTGGTGCCCACAAGCCTGCAGACTGAACTGGTGCGGAGGTGCTACCAGGAGACCGACTGCGACCTCTGTGtgcgtgtggctgtccacttGGCTGTGCATG GGCACTGGGAAAAACCTGAAGATGAGGAAAAATTGGGAAGAGCAGCTGATCCAGAACCTGAGGAGCCTAGGAATG CCTCTCTCCAGGCCCAAGTGGTACTCTCCTTCCAGGCCTACCCCACTGCCCGCTGCGTCCTGCTGGAGGTGCAAGTGCCTGCTGCCCTCGTGCAGCCCGGTCAGTCTGTG GGCTCTGTAGTGTTTGACTGCTTCGAGGCTGCTCTGGGGACTGAGGTGCAAATCTGGTCCTACACTCAGCCCAGGTACCAGAAGGAACTCAACCTCACACGGCAGCTGCCTG ACTGCagggggctggaagtccaggacAGCATCCAGAGCTGCCGGG CCCTGCCCTGGCTCAGCGTGACTGCAGATGGCGACAACGTGCACCTGGTGCTGGATGTCTCTGAGGAGCAGAGCTTCGGCCTCTCCCTCTACTGGAACCAGGTCCAGGGCCCTGTAAAACCGTGGTGGCATAGAAACCTG GCGTGGCCTCTGGAGCCCGACTCCGTCAGGACAAGCATCTGCCCCTTCACGGAGG ACCCACGGGCACACCGGAACCTCTGGCGGGCTGCCCGGCTGCAGCTGCTGCCCCCGCGGGGCTGGCGGCTGGACGCACCGTGCTCCCTCCACGCCCAGGCCACACTGTGCTGGCAGGCACCCGGCAGGGGCCCCTGCCAGCCTCTCGTCCCGCCGTTGCCCAGAGAGAATGTCACTGTGAAC ATGGCCCTTGAATTCCCATTGCTGAAAGGCCACCCCAACCTCTGTGTCCAG CAGGTGAGCAGCTGGGAGAAGATgcagctgcagctgcaggagTGCTTGTGGGCTG ACTCCCTAGGGCCCCTCAAGGATGATATGCTGCTGGTGGAGGCACGAGGTCCCCAGGACAACAGATCATTCTGTGCCTTGGAACCCAGTGGCTGCACCCCACTGCTCAGCAGGGCCTCCACG AGGGCAGCTCGCCTTGGAGAGCAGTTACTACAAGACCTGCACTCGGGCCAGTGTCTGCAG CTGTGGGATGATGACCTGGGAGCCCTGTGGGCCTGCCCAATGGACAAGT ACATCCACCAGCGCTGGGTCCTCGTGTGGCTCGCCTGCCTACTCTTTGCCGCTGcgctttttcttctcttccttctcaaaaAGGACCACGTGAAAG GGTGGCTGAGGCTCTTGAAGGAGGACATCCGCGCGGGGG CGGCCGCCACGGGCCGCGCGGCTCTGCTCCTCTACTCCGCCGACGACGCCGGCTTCGAGCGCTTGGTGGGCGCCCTGGCGTCGGCGCTGTGCCAGGTGCCGCTGCGCGTGGCCGTGGACCTGTGGAGCCGCCGTGAGCTGAGCGCGCAGGGGCCCCTGGCCTGGTTCCACGCGCAGCGGCGCCGGACCGTGCAGGAGGGCGGCCTGGTGGTGCTGATCTTCTCGCCCGGGGCCGTGGCGCTGTGCCACGAGTGGCTGCAGGACGCGGGGCCCGCGCCGGGGGCGCACGGCCCGCACGACGCCTTCGCCGCCTCGCTCAGCTGCGTGCTGCCCGACTTCCTGCAGGGCCGGGCGCCCGGCCGCTACGTGGGGGCCTACTTCGACGGGCTGCTGCACGCGGACGCCGTGCCCGCCCTCTTCCGCGCCGTGCCTGTcttctccctgccctcacagCTGCCCGCCTTCCTGGGCAGCCTGCAGGGGCCCCGCGGCCCGCGCCCCGGGCGGCTGGGCGAGAGGGCGGAACAAGTGGCCCGGGCCCTGCAGCCCGCCCTGGACAGCTGCCTCCGGACCCCGGGGACCGCGGGGATGGGACGCGGGATGGGACCGGAGGCAGGGGACAGGACCTGA
- the IL17RC gene encoding interleukin-17 receptor C isoform X5, translated as MPMPWFLLSLALGRSPVVLSLERLEGLQDAARCSPGLSCHLWDGDVVCLPGSIVSAPGPVLVPTSLQTELVRRCYQETDCDLCVRVAVHLAVHGHWEKPEDEEKLGRAADPEPEEPRNASLQAQVVLSFQAYPTARCVLLEVQVPAALVQPGQSVGSVVFDCFEAALGTEVQIWSYTQPRYQKELNLTRQLPDCRGLEVQDSIQSCRALPWLSVTADGDNVHLVLDVSEEQSFGLSLYWNQVQGPVKPWWHRNLTGPQTIPLNQTDIVPCLCIQAWPLEPDSVRTSICPFTEDPRAHRNLWRAARLQLLPPRGWRLDAPCSLHAQATLCWQAPGRGPCQPLVPPLPRENVTVNMALEFPLLKGHPNLCVQVSSWEKMQLQLQECLWADSLGPLKDDMLLVEARGPQDNRSFCALEPSGCTPLLSRASTRAARLGEQLLQDLHSGQCLQLWDDDLGALWACPMDKYIHQRWVLVWLACLLFAAALFLLFLLKKDHVKAAATGRAALLLYSADDAGFERLVGALASALCQVPLRVAVDLWSRRELSAQGPLAWFHAQRRRTVQEGGLVVLIFSPGAVALCHEWLQDAGPAPGAHGPHDAFAASLSCVLPDFLQGRAPGRYVGAYFDGLLHADAVPALFRAVPVFSLPSQLPAFLGSLQGPRGPRPGRLGERAEQVARALQPALDSCLRTPGTAGMGRGMGPEAGDRT; from the exons ATGCCCATGCCCTGGTTCCTGCTGTCCTTGGCACTGGGCCGAAGCCCTGTGGTCCTCTCTCTGGAGCGGCTTGAGGGGCTTCAGGACGCTGCCCGCTGCTCTCCG GGCCTCTCCTGCCACCTCTGGG ATGGTGATGTGGTCTGCCTACCTGGGAGTATAGTGTCTGCCCCAGGCCCAGTGCTGGTGCCCACAAGCCTGCAGACTGAACTGGTGCGGAGGTGCTACCAGGAGACCGACTGCGACCTCTGTGtgcgtgtggctgtccacttGGCTGTGCATG GGCACTGGGAAAAACCTGAAGATGAGGAAAAATTGGGAAGAGCAGCTGATCCAGAACCTGAGGAGCCTAGGAATG CCTCTCTCCAGGCCCAAGTGGTACTCTCCTTCCAGGCCTACCCCACTGCCCGCTGCGTCCTGCTGGAGGTGCAAGTGCCTGCTGCCCTCGTGCAGCCCGGTCAGTCTGTG GGCTCTGTAGTGTTTGACTGCTTCGAGGCTGCTCTGGGGACTGAGGTGCAAATCTGGTCCTACACTCAGCCCAGGTACCAGAAGGAACTCAACCTCACACGGCAGCTGCCTG ACTGCagggggctggaagtccaggacAGCATCCAGAGCTGCCGGG CCCTGCCCTGGCTCAGCGTGACTGCAGATGGCGACAACGTGCACCTGGTGCTGGATGTCTCTGAGGAGCAGAGCTTCGGCCTCTCCCTCTACTGGAACCAGGTCCAGGGCCCTGTAAAACCGTGGTGGCATAGAAACCTG ACTGGGCCGCAGACCATTCCCTTGAACCAAACAGACATAGTTCCCTGCCTCTGTATTCAG GCGTGGCCTCTGGAGCCCGACTCCGTCAGGACAAGCATCTGCCCCTTCACGGAGG ACCCACGGGCACACCGGAACCTCTGGCGGGCTGCCCGGCTGCAGCTGCTGCCCCCGCGGGGCTGGCGGCTGGACGCACCGTGCTCCCTCCACGCCCAGGCCACACTGTGCTGGCAGGCACCCGGCAGGGGCCCCTGCCAGCCTCTCGTCCCGCCGTTGCCCAGAGAGAATGTCACTGTGAAC ATGGCCCTTGAATTCCCATTGCTGAAAGGCCACCCCAACCTCTGTGTCCAG GTGAGCAGCTGGGAGAAGATgcagctgcagctgcaggagTGCTTGTGGGCTG ACTCCCTAGGGCCCCTCAAGGATGATATGCTGCTGGTGGAGGCACGAGGTCCCCAGGACAACAGATCATTCTGTGCCTTGGAACCCAGTGGCTGCACCCCACTGCTCAGCAGGGCCTCCACG AGGGCAGCTCGCCTTGGAGAGCAGTTACTACAAGACCTGCACTCGGGCCAGTGTCTGCAG CTGTGGGATGATGACCTGGGAGCCCTGTGGGCCTGCCCAATGGACAAGT ACATCCACCAGCGCTGGGTCCTCGTGTGGCTCGCCTGCCTACTCTTTGCCGCTGcgctttttcttctcttccttctcaaaaAGGACCACGTGAAAG CGGCCGCCACGGGCCGCGCGGCTCTGCTCCTCTACTCCGCCGACGACGCCGGCTTCGAGCGCTTGGTGGGCGCCCTGGCGTCGGCGCTGTGCCAGGTGCCGCTGCGCGTGGCCGTGGACCTGTGGAGCCGCCGTGAGCTGAGCGCGCAGGGGCCCCTGGCCTGGTTCCACGCGCAGCGGCGCCGGACCGTGCAGGAGGGCGGCCTGGTGGTGCTGATCTTCTCGCCCGGGGCCGTGGCGCTGTGCCACGAGTGGCTGCAGGACGCGGGGCCCGCGCCGGGGGCGCACGGCCCGCACGACGCCTTCGCCGCCTCGCTCAGCTGCGTGCTGCCCGACTTCCTGCAGGGCCGGGCGCCCGGCCGCTACGTGGGGGCCTACTTCGACGGGCTGCTGCACGCGGACGCCGTGCCCGCCCTCTTCCGCGCCGTGCCTGTcttctccctgccctcacagCTGCCCGCCTTCCTGGGCAGCCTGCAGGGGCCCCGCGGCCCGCGCCCCGGGCGGCTGGGCGAGAGGGCGGAACAAGTGGCCCGGGCCCTGCAGCCCGCCCTGGACAGCTGCCTCCGGACCCCGGGGACCGCGGGGATGGGACGCGGGATGGGACCGGAGGCAGGGGACAGGACCTGA
- the IL17RC gene encoding interleukin-17 receptor C isoform X2 → MPMPWFLLSLALGRSPVVLSLERLEGLQDAARCSPGLSCHLWDGDVVCLPGSIVSAPGPVLVPTSLQTELVRRCYQETDCDLCVRVAVHLAVHGHWEKPEDEEKLGRAADPEPEEPRNASLQAQVVLSFQAYPTARCVLLEVQVPAALVQPGQSVGSVVFDCFEAALGTEVQIWSYTQPRYQKELNLTRQLPDCRGLEVQDSIQSCRALPWLSVTADGDNVHLVLDVSEEQSFGLSLYWNQVQGPVKPWWHRNLTGPQTIPLNQTDIVPCLCIQAWPLEPDSVRTSICPFTEDPRAHRNLWRAARLQLLPPRGWRLDAPCSLHAQATLCWQAPGRGPCQPLVPPLPRENVTVNMALEFPLLKGHPNLCVQVSSWEKMQLQLQECLWADSLGPLKDDMLLVEARGPQDNRSFCALEPSGCTPLLSRASTRAARLGEQLLQDLHSGQCLQLWDDDLGALWACPMDKYIHQRWVLVWLACLLFAAALFLLFLLKKDHVKGWLRLLKEDIRAGAAATGRAALLLYSADDAGFERLVGALASALCQVPLRVAVDLWSRRELSAQGPLAWFHAQRRRTVQEGGLVVLIFSPGAVALCHEWLQDAGPAPGAHGPHDAFAASLSCVLPDFLQGRAPGRYVGAYFDGLLHADAVPALFRAVPVFSLPSQLPAFLGSLQGPRGPRPGRLGERAEQVARALQPALDSCLRTPGTAGMGRGMGPEAGDRT, encoded by the exons ATGCCCATGCCCTGGTTCCTGCTGTCCTTGGCACTGGGCCGAAGCCCTGTGGTCCTCTCTCTGGAGCGGCTTGAGGGGCTTCAGGACGCTGCCCGCTGCTCTCCG GGCCTCTCCTGCCACCTCTGGG ATGGTGATGTGGTCTGCCTACCTGGGAGTATAGTGTCTGCCCCAGGCCCAGTGCTGGTGCCCACAAGCCTGCAGACTGAACTGGTGCGGAGGTGCTACCAGGAGACCGACTGCGACCTCTGTGtgcgtgtggctgtccacttGGCTGTGCATG GGCACTGGGAAAAACCTGAAGATGAGGAAAAATTGGGAAGAGCAGCTGATCCAGAACCTGAGGAGCCTAGGAATG CCTCTCTCCAGGCCCAAGTGGTACTCTCCTTCCAGGCCTACCCCACTGCCCGCTGCGTCCTGCTGGAGGTGCAAGTGCCTGCTGCCCTCGTGCAGCCCGGTCAGTCTGTG GGCTCTGTAGTGTTTGACTGCTTCGAGGCTGCTCTGGGGACTGAGGTGCAAATCTGGTCCTACACTCAGCCCAGGTACCAGAAGGAACTCAACCTCACACGGCAGCTGCCTG ACTGCagggggctggaagtccaggacAGCATCCAGAGCTGCCGGG CCCTGCCCTGGCTCAGCGTGACTGCAGATGGCGACAACGTGCACCTGGTGCTGGATGTCTCTGAGGAGCAGAGCTTCGGCCTCTCCCTCTACTGGAACCAGGTCCAGGGCCCTGTAAAACCGTGGTGGCATAGAAACCTG ACTGGGCCGCAGACCATTCCCTTGAACCAAACAGACATAGTTCCCTGCCTCTGTATTCAG GCGTGGCCTCTGGAGCCCGACTCCGTCAGGACAAGCATCTGCCCCTTCACGGAGG ACCCACGGGCACACCGGAACCTCTGGCGGGCTGCCCGGCTGCAGCTGCTGCCCCCGCGGGGCTGGCGGCTGGACGCACCGTGCTCCCTCCACGCCCAGGCCACACTGTGCTGGCAGGCACCCGGCAGGGGCCCCTGCCAGCCTCTCGTCCCGCCGTTGCCCAGAGAGAATGTCACTGTGAAC ATGGCCCTTGAATTCCCATTGCTGAAAGGCCACCCCAACCTCTGTGTCCAG GTGAGCAGCTGGGAGAAGATgcagctgcagctgcaggagTGCTTGTGGGCTG ACTCCCTAGGGCCCCTCAAGGATGATATGCTGCTGGTGGAGGCACGAGGTCCCCAGGACAACAGATCATTCTGTGCCTTGGAACCCAGTGGCTGCACCCCACTGCTCAGCAGGGCCTCCACG AGGGCAGCTCGCCTTGGAGAGCAGTTACTACAAGACCTGCACTCGGGCCAGTGTCTGCAG CTGTGGGATGATGACCTGGGAGCCCTGTGGGCCTGCCCAATGGACAAGT ACATCCACCAGCGCTGGGTCCTCGTGTGGCTCGCCTGCCTACTCTTTGCCGCTGcgctttttcttctcttccttctcaaaaAGGACCACGTGAAAG GGTGGCTGAGGCTCTTGAAGGAGGACATCCGCGCGGGGG CGGCCGCCACGGGCCGCGCGGCTCTGCTCCTCTACTCCGCCGACGACGCCGGCTTCGAGCGCTTGGTGGGCGCCCTGGCGTCGGCGCTGTGCCAGGTGCCGCTGCGCGTGGCCGTGGACCTGTGGAGCCGCCGTGAGCTGAGCGCGCAGGGGCCCCTGGCCTGGTTCCACGCGCAGCGGCGCCGGACCGTGCAGGAGGGCGGCCTGGTGGTGCTGATCTTCTCGCCCGGGGCCGTGGCGCTGTGCCACGAGTGGCTGCAGGACGCGGGGCCCGCGCCGGGGGCGCACGGCCCGCACGACGCCTTCGCCGCCTCGCTCAGCTGCGTGCTGCCCGACTTCCTGCAGGGCCGGGCGCCCGGCCGCTACGTGGGGGCCTACTTCGACGGGCTGCTGCACGCGGACGCCGTGCCCGCCCTCTTCCGCGCCGTGCCTGTcttctccctgccctcacagCTGCCCGCCTTCCTGGGCAGCCTGCAGGGGCCCCGCGGCCCGCGCCCCGGGCGGCTGGGCGAGAGGGCGGAACAAGTGGCCCGGGCCCTGCAGCCCGCCCTGGACAGCTGCCTCCGGACCCCGGGGACCGCGGGGATGGGACGCGGGATGGGACCGGAGGCAGGGGACAGGACCTGA
- the IL17RC gene encoding interleukin-17 receptor C isoform X25, producing the protein MGTGKNLKMRKNWEEQLIQNLRSLGMAYPTARCVLLEVQVPAALVQPGQSVGSVVFDCFEAALGTEVQIWSYTQPRYQKELNLTRQLPALPWLSVTADGDNVHLVLDVSEEQSFGLSLYWNQVQGPVKPWWHRNLTGPQTIPLNQTDIVPCLCIQAWPLEPDSVRTSICPFTEDPRAHRNLWRAARLQLLPPRGWRLDAPCSLHAQATLCWQAPGRGPCQPLVPPLPRENVTVNMALEFPLLKGHPNLCVQVSSWEKMQLQLQECLWADSLGPLKDDMLLVEARGPQDNRSFCALEPSGCTPLLSRASTRAARLGEQLLQDLHSGQCLQLWDDDLGALWACPMDKYIHQRWVLVWLACLLFAAALFLLFLLKKDHVKGWLRLLKEDIRAGAAATGRAALLLYSADDAGFERLVGALASALCQVPLRVAVDLWSRRELSAQGPLAWFHAQRRRTVQEGGLVVLIFSPGAVALCHEWLQDAGPAPGAHGPHDAFAASLSCVLPDFLQGRAPGRYVGAYFDGLLHADAVPALFRAVPVFSLPSQLPAFLGSLQGPRGPRPGRLGERAEQVARALQPALDSCLRTPGTAGMGRGMGPEAGDRT; encoded by the exons ATG GGCACTGGGAAAAACCTGAAGATGAGGAAAAATTGGGAAGAGCAGCTGATCCAGAACCTGAGGAGCCTAGGAATG GCCTACCCCACTGCCCGCTGCGTCCTGCTGGAGGTGCAAGTGCCTGCTGCCCTCGTGCAGCCCGGTCAGTCTGTG GGCTCTGTAGTGTTTGACTGCTTCGAGGCTGCTCTGGGGACTGAGGTGCAAATCTGGTCCTACACTCAGCCCAGGTACCAGAAGGAACTCAACCTCACACGGCAGCTGCCTG CCCTGCCCTGGCTCAGCGTGACTGCAGATGGCGACAACGTGCACCTGGTGCTGGATGTCTCTGAGGAGCAGAGCTTCGGCCTCTCCCTCTACTGGAACCAGGTCCAGGGCCCTGTAAAACCGTGGTGGCATAGAAACCTG ACTGGGCCGCAGACCATTCCCTTGAACCAAACAGACATAGTTCCCTGCCTCTGTATTCAG GCGTGGCCTCTGGAGCCCGACTCCGTCAGGACAAGCATCTGCCCCTTCACGGAGG ACCCACGGGCACACCGGAACCTCTGGCGGGCTGCCCGGCTGCAGCTGCTGCCCCCGCGGGGCTGGCGGCTGGACGCACCGTGCTCCCTCCACGCCCAGGCCACACTGTGCTGGCAGGCACCCGGCAGGGGCCCCTGCCAGCCTCTCGTCCCGCCGTTGCCCAGAGAGAATGTCACTGTGAAC ATGGCCCTTGAATTCCCATTGCTGAAAGGCCACCCCAACCTCTGTGTCCAG GTGAGCAGCTGGGAGAAGATgcagctgcagctgcaggagTGCTTGTGGGCTG ACTCCCTAGGGCCCCTCAAGGATGATATGCTGCTGGTGGAGGCACGAGGTCCCCAGGACAACAGATCATTCTGTGCCTTGGAACCCAGTGGCTGCACCCCACTGCTCAGCAGGGCCTCCACG AGGGCAGCTCGCCTTGGAGAGCAGTTACTACAAGACCTGCACTCGGGCCAGTGTCTGCAG CTGTGGGATGATGACCTGGGAGCCCTGTGGGCCTGCCCAATGGACAAGT ACATCCACCAGCGCTGGGTCCTCGTGTGGCTCGCCTGCCTACTCTTTGCCGCTGcgctttttcttctcttccttctcaaaaAGGACCACGTGAAAG GGTGGCTGAGGCTCTTGAAGGAGGACATCCGCGCGGGGG CGGCCGCCACGGGCCGCGCGGCTCTGCTCCTCTACTCCGCCGACGACGCCGGCTTCGAGCGCTTGGTGGGCGCCCTGGCGTCGGCGCTGTGCCAGGTGCCGCTGCGCGTGGCCGTGGACCTGTGGAGCCGCCGTGAGCTGAGCGCGCAGGGGCCCCTGGCCTGGTTCCACGCGCAGCGGCGCCGGACCGTGCAGGAGGGCGGCCTGGTGGTGCTGATCTTCTCGCCCGGGGCCGTGGCGCTGTGCCACGAGTGGCTGCAGGACGCGGGGCCCGCGCCGGGGGCGCACGGCCCGCACGACGCCTTCGCCGCCTCGCTCAGCTGCGTGCTGCCCGACTTCCTGCAGGGCCGGGCGCCCGGCCGCTACGTGGGGGCCTACTTCGACGGGCTGCTGCACGCGGACGCCGTGCCCGCCCTCTTCCGCGCCGTGCCTGTcttctccctgccctcacagCTGCCCGCCTTCCTGGGCAGCCTGCAGGGGCCCCGCGGCCCGCGCCCCGGGCGGCTGGGCGAGAGGGCGGAACAAGTGGCCCGGGCCCTGCAGCCCGCCCTGGACAGCTGCCTCCGGACCCCGGGGACCGCGGGGATGGGACGCGGGATGGGACCGGAGGCAGGGGACAGGACCTGA
- the IL17RC gene encoding interleukin-17 receptor C isoform X11: MPMPWFLLSLALGRSPVVLSLERLEGLQDAARCSPGLSCHLWDGDVVCLPGSIVSAPGPVLVPTSLQTELVRRCYQETDCDLCVRVAVHLAVHGHWEKPEDEEKLGRAADPEPEEPRNASLQAQVVLSFQAYPTARCVLLEVQVPAALVQPGQSVGSVVFDCFEAALGTEVQIWSYTQPRYQKELNLTRQLPDCRGLEVQDSIQSCRALPWLSVTADGDNVHLVLDVSEEQSFGLSLYWNQTGPQTIPLNQTDIVPCLCIQAWPLEPDSVRTSICPFTEDPRAHRNLWRAARLQLLPPRGWRLDAPCSLHAQATLCWQAPGRGPCQPLVPPLPRENVTVNMALEFPLLKGHPNLCVQVSSWEKMQLQLQECLWADSLGPLKDDMLLVEARGPQDNRSFCALEPSGCTPLLSRASTRAARLGEQLLQDLHSGQCLQLWDDDLGALWACPMDKYIHQRWVLVWLACLLFAAALFLLFLLKKDHVKAAATGRAALLLYSADDAGFERLVGALASALCQVPLRVAVDLWSRRELSAQGPLAWFHAQRRRTVQEGGLVVLIFSPGAVALCHEWLQDAGPAPGAHGPHDAFAASLSCVLPDFLQGRAPGRYVGAYFDGLLHADAVPALFRAVPVFSLPSQLPAFLGSLQGPRGPRPGRLGERAEQVARALQPALDSCLRTPGTAGMGRGMGPEAGDRT; encoded by the exons ATGCCCATGCCCTGGTTCCTGCTGTCCTTGGCACTGGGCCGAAGCCCTGTGGTCCTCTCTCTGGAGCGGCTTGAGGGGCTTCAGGACGCTGCCCGCTGCTCTCCG GGCCTCTCCTGCCACCTCTGGG ATGGTGATGTGGTCTGCCTACCTGGGAGTATAGTGTCTGCCCCAGGCCCAGTGCTGGTGCCCACAAGCCTGCAGACTGAACTGGTGCGGAGGTGCTACCAGGAGACCGACTGCGACCTCTGTGtgcgtgtggctgtccacttGGCTGTGCATG GGCACTGGGAAAAACCTGAAGATGAGGAAAAATTGGGAAGAGCAGCTGATCCAGAACCTGAGGAGCCTAGGAATG CCTCTCTCCAGGCCCAAGTGGTACTCTCCTTCCAGGCCTACCCCACTGCCCGCTGCGTCCTGCTGGAGGTGCAAGTGCCTGCTGCCCTCGTGCAGCCCGGTCAGTCTGTG GGCTCTGTAGTGTTTGACTGCTTCGAGGCTGCTCTGGGGACTGAGGTGCAAATCTGGTCCTACACTCAGCCCAGGTACCAGAAGGAACTCAACCTCACACGGCAGCTGCCTG ACTGCagggggctggaagtccaggacAGCATCCAGAGCTGCCGGG CCCTGCCCTGGCTCAGCGTGACTGCAGATGGCGACAACGTGCACCTGGTGCTGGATGTCTCTGAGGAGCAGAGCTTCGGCCTCTCCCTCTACTGGAACCAG ACTGGGCCGCAGACCATTCCCTTGAACCAAACAGACATAGTTCCCTGCCTCTGTATTCAG GCGTGGCCTCTGGAGCCCGACTCCGTCAGGACAAGCATCTGCCCCTTCACGGAGG ACCCACGGGCACACCGGAACCTCTGGCGGGCTGCCCGGCTGCAGCTGCTGCCCCCGCGGGGCTGGCGGCTGGACGCACCGTGCTCCCTCCACGCCCAGGCCACACTGTGCTGGCAGGCACCCGGCAGGGGCCCCTGCCAGCCTCTCGTCCCGCCGTTGCCCAGAGAGAATGTCACTGTGAAC ATGGCCCTTGAATTCCCATTGCTGAAAGGCCACCCCAACCTCTGTGTCCAG GTGAGCAGCTGGGAGAAGATgcagctgcagctgcaggagTGCTTGTGGGCTG ACTCCCTAGGGCCCCTCAAGGATGATATGCTGCTGGTGGAGGCACGAGGTCCCCAGGACAACAGATCATTCTGTGCCTTGGAACCCAGTGGCTGCACCCCACTGCTCAGCAGGGCCTCCACG AGGGCAGCTCGCCTTGGAGAGCAGTTACTACAAGACCTGCACTCGGGCCAGTGTCTGCAG CTGTGGGATGATGACCTGGGAGCCCTGTGGGCCTGCCCAATGGACAAGT ACATCCACCAGCGCTGGGTCCTCGTGTGGCTCGCCTGCCTACTCTTTGCCGCTGcgctttttcttctcttccttctcaaaaAGGACCACGTGAAAG CGGCCGCCACGGGCCGCGCGGCTCTGCTCCTCTACTCCGCCGACGACGCCGGCTTCGAGCGCTTGGTGGGCGCCCTGGCGTCGGCGCTGTGCCAGGTGCCGCTGCGCGTGGCCGTGGACCTGTGGAGCCGCCGTGAGCTGAGCGCGCAGGGGCCCCTGGCCTGGTTCCACGCGCAGCGGCGCCGGACCGTGCAGGAGGGCGGCCTGGTGGTGCTGATCTTCTCGCCCGGGGCCGTGGCGCTGTGCCACGAGTGGCTGCAGGACGCGGGGCCCGCGCCGGGGGCGCACGGCCCGCACGACGCCTTCGCCGCCTCGCTCAGCTGCGTGCTGCCCGACTTCCTGCAGGGCCGGGCGCCCGGCCGCTACGTGGGGGCCTACTTCGACGGGCTGCTGCACGCGGACGCCGTGCCCGCCCTCTTCCGCGCCGTGCCTGTcttctccctgccctcacagCTGCCCGCCTTCCTGGGCAGCCTGCAGGGGCCCCGCGGCCCGCGCCCCGGGCGGCTGGGCGAGAGGGCGGAACAAGTGGCCCGGGCCCTGCAGCCCGCCCTGGACAGCTGCCTCCGGACCCCGGGGACCGCGGGGATGGGACGCGGGATGGGACCGGAGGCAGGGGACAGGACCTGA